The Pseudomonadota bacterium DNA window TTCCCCTTTTGACCAATCTGACCTTCAGGCCAGTTGAGAGATTTTCCGGTACCGATCTTTTCTTTCCATTCTTTACTTACCTTACTTAAGTATTCACTGAAGATATGGGTTGTTCCGCTTCCATCTGCACGATGGACAACGCTGATTGTAAGATCAGGTAACTTGATACCTGGATTTGTAAATGCTATCTTCGGATCATTCCACTTTTTAATTTTGCCGAGAAATATGTCTGCTATAAGATCAGGGGTAAAGTTCAGTTTTGGATTTCTCGGTAAATTATAGGTAACGACAACTGCACCAAGGCTTGTAGGGATATGAAGCACTGGAGAGCCTGCTTCCTTAAGTTCTTTTTCGGTCATAAAAGCATCTGTTCCACCGAAGTCTACGGTCTTTTTAATAAGCTGGTTTATCCCACCACCGGAACCGATACCCTGATAATTGATTTTCACTGTGTATTGCTTATAATATGCATCGAACATCTTTGAATAGAGGGGTTGGGGGAACGTTGCCCCTGCACCCAATAGTTCCTGCTCTTTCGCCCATGAAACGTTTCCTGCTGTGAGCAGAATCACTATCGTAATCAAAACCATCTTAAAAACACTTTTCATTTCGTAACCTCCTTGATTTAGATTTATATTCATATAGAATATTAGTGGTGTTTTGTTAATTTAGTATTAAATAATTGTTAATTTTTGGTTAATAAAAGTGTTAGTTAATCGTTAGTTAGTATAGTAATGATTCAAGTATAACGGATTTTGAAATATTCAAAAAGGATTGGCAGGCAGCATAATAACAAACTTTGTCCACTTACCTAATGAGCTTTCTACATTAATGTTGCCATTGTGTAAAAGAACAACGTGTTTTACAATGGAAAGCCCTAACCCTGTCCCCCCGAGCTTTTTAGAGCGGGATTTGTCTACAACGTAAAAGCGTTCAAATATCCTTGGCAAATGGTCTTCTGGAATGCCTATCCCTGTATCCTCTATCGTGATTTCTACTTTGTCTCCTTTGCTTTTTAAGGATATGTTGATGCCACCGTTTTCAGTGTATTTAACAGCATTGTCTATCAGATTTATAAACATCTGTTCGAGTTTGAAAGGGTCAGCTTTAACGGGCGGAAGGTTGCTATCAACGTCTAAATTCAAAAATAGCGATTTTTCTTTTAATCTTTGCTCAAAAATTTTTGTGATATTTTCTACTATAATCTTTAAATCAACTTCTACCCGTTCAAGCTTCGTACTTTTTTCTTCAAGTTCTGATAAAAAGAGCAAGTCATTGATGATATTAATCAGTCTATCAGTATTTCTCCTGATGATATCCAGATAATGTTTGTTCTCCGTGGAATGCATCTTATCATCTAATGTTTCGGCAAACCCTTTTATAGCTGCAAGAGGGGTGCGTAGTTCATGTGAGATATTAGAAACAAAGTCTGTTTTAATCTTCTCCAAATTCTTGATGTCTGTTATATCATGGAAGACAACTGCTATTTCTTCTTTCGTGCCTAAAAAGGTAGCACTACATAAAAAAACCCTGTTATTAAGTGATATTTCTTCAGTGAAATTGCTTTTTGTTCCCCTTATCTTTTTTATCAGTTCATCAAATTTTGGCTCCCTAAATGTTTCCCAGTAGAATTTTTCTTCAACGATGTTATTCTGGATGATCTTTTTAAAACTATAATTACTAAGCAAAATCTTTTCATCTCTATCTAAAACCAAAAAGCCTTCCTGGAGTGAAGATATGACACTATTCAATTCTTCCTTCTGTCGGGATAGTTCGTCAAAAAGTGTTTTCATCCGAACAGCCATACTATTAAAATTATCTGCAAGTTCTTTCAATTCGTCATTATTTTTTAATAATACTCTTGCGCTGAAATCTTCATTTGCAATTCTTTTTGCGGCAGCGCTCAATTCCTTAATAGGTTTCGATAAACTTCTTGAGAATATAAGGGCAATTAGCAGGGATATGGTAATTATTAATAGCGAAATTTGTAAAATTTTATTTCTTGTATGGCTGATTACAGTATTTATATCTTTCAGAAACAGGCTTAATCTTAAAACCCCCAGTATTTTTTTGTCCTTTTCAACGGGCAGGGCAATGTAAAGCATCTGCTCTTTTAATGTTTCGCTGACCCGCAAAAATCTCCCAATATTACCTTCCAATGCCTGTGCGATTTCAGTTCTTGTTCTATGGTTATCCATTGATTTTGGGTTTTCCTCTGAATCTGAGAGAACTACCCCATCAGGGGCAACTATTGTAATCCTTGTATGAATCTCTTTTCCTAATTTCTTTATAAAAGTGTCCAGTTCTTGAAACTTCTTCTCATATAACAGTGGGGTTATCTGTACCTTTAATACAATTCCCAGGTCTTTCAGATGCTTTTCCGTTGTGTCAATATAATAATTTCTTATGGTCGTAAAAGACAAAGCAAGAATAAGGCCAGAAAGTATAATGATCACAAGAAGGTAGCCACTAAATATTTTTAAAAATATTGATTTTCTCATTCTTCTAACCTATAACCAATCCCCCTCACATTTTTTATGAGATTTGATGCCCTTCCTAATTTTTCTCTTAAGTGTCTGATATGAACATCTATCGTTCTATCTACAACAATCTTTTCCTGACCCCATAAATGGTCAAGAATCTGATCCCTTGTCTGTATCCGTCCTTTTTTTGAGGAAAGTAGTTGCAGAATCTTGAATTCGGTTGCCGTGAGCTCTATTTCTTTACCTTCAACTTTAACATTATATTTTTCTAAATCTATCACAAGCATATTACCTATATTGATTTTTTTTGTTTCTTCTTTCTGTTCATGTCTTCTCAAAACAGCTTTAACTCTCGCGACCAGCTCTCGGGGTGAGAATGGTTTAGTCACATAATCATCTGCTCCAAGCTCCAATCCCAGGACCTTTTCTGTTTCTTCTGCCCTTGCGGTGAGCATAATGATGGGTATGAGAGAGAACTTTTCCTTGTGTTTTAAATATTTGCAAATCTCAAACCCGTCTGCATCAGGCAACATCAAATCCAGAATGATAAGGTCAGGGGTCTCTGCATCAAGAAATTTATAAAAGCTCTCTACATCTAAGAATTCTCTGGTCTTGAAACCGGCATTTTTGAGATGAAGTGATACCAACTCCACAATATCCGGCTCATCATCTACAATTACTATTAGCTTTGACATTACATATGCCTTAGGGTTTTCTTCTCGTTATTATATAATATTGGTCAATATTTCAAAACGTTTTTCATCGTGCAAAAACTATTTACATTGCCAGAGTGCTATTTCAGAATAAGTTTTCTAATTCCTATTATTCTTGTATTTTCTTGAGCGTTACCCGGAAAAGCCTTCTGGGGAGACTGCTTTCTTCGCACCTCTCAATACTTACAATCTCGTAGCCTCTGGATAGATGTTGTATCTTTTCCTCACTGAAATAATGGACAATAAACCCGTCCATTTCATACATATCCTCTCCCCTGTGGATACCCTGTTTGTAAAGAGGGTCTTCTGTGTTTCTCGCTGTATAAATATTAATCCCACTTGGTTTCAGTATCCGTCTTATTTCATCTGAAAGGCATTCGAGTTCCGGTGTTGTAAGGGCCATGCAATATACCATGTGTGAATAACAACCATCAAAAGATGCATCTTCAAAGGGGAGTGGTGCCCTCACATCATGACATTTTGCTATGACCGATTCTGATAGACCCATTACCCGTACTTTCTCAGTGATAATTTCAATACCGGCCTCAGAATAATCTAAGACATAGACCTGAAAACCATTTTGAGCGAAGAAGATAGTATCCCGCCCCTGTCCGCCTCCGAGTTCGAGGATTTTTTTAACACCTGCCTTTTTGAATACCTCTTTAGCCTTTCTGGCAGATTCACTGTGGCCCTTACCAAACATATCTGAAATACTCGCAAGCCTGTCTTCCCAGTGTATGCGCTGTTTATCTAAGATTTTTCGCAATTACCAGTCACCCCGCTATTTCGAGTTTGTTGTCTAACGTGATGGACAATGACGACCGCTCACTACGTTCACTAAGACGCGGCTTCATAAACCGTCTGATAGGCGAGACGCCTGTTCTACAGGTTTTATCGTCCCTCGTCCAAGCGAGTGCAATGAGCGGTCGTCTCTCGTCCATCTGTTAGTAATCCGGCTCACCACTTTTCTTCAGCACCTTCTCTTCTTTCAAATCAAGGGCATAGTCCGTACCAGGCTGGACGGTTCCATCCTTGGAATAACCAAATTTTGACCAGTATCCGATTCCTTCTTTTTCAACAAAATCAAGTCTCACAATCGTTTTCACGTTTTTATAACCGTACTTGAATGGGATTATCAATCTGAGGGGGCCGCCGTGAATATCCGGCAAGGGGGCATTGTTCATCTCATAAACGAATAACACCCGTGGTTTCAGAAGGTCTTCCATGGATATGAATTCATAATAATCATCCGCTGAGTAAAAATAAATAAACTTTGCCTGTTTTTTGGGCTTCACTATGTCAAACAGTGTCTGCGGGCGAAAACCTCCCCACTTTGCCTTGCCTGACCAGCACTCCACACATTTCATCCTTGAGGTTTGGGTTACCTTCTGAAGTTGTTGAATACCCGGGAGATTAAAGCTCTTTGGATTCTCACATAAACCGCCTACCTTCAACATCCACTTAGACGGGTCTACAGATTTAAATGGTTTATAGAACCTTATATAAAAACCCTCCCTGTCCTCATTCTCTAATATGCGCCTTACTTCTTGTGCATTTGTTGAATTGGGCATTATAAAGCATACCCCCAGCACACTTATAAACCTTATAAAATCACGTCTTTTCATTTCTATATCAAAATCCATGCATATATTATACACCCTGATCTCGTCCAGATACATATGAGATTTTAATTGACAAATAAAATAGAATAATTAGATGTAATGTGAGAGAAAACAAAGGCTAATTTTATGAAAAGAAGAGATTTTCTCAAACTTGTTGTATCATCCCTCCTGATAGGCGGGGCATCAAGAGATCTATTCGCAAAAGAACCCTCTGTCTTATCAGTTGCTGAAGGAAAAGACTATACGGCAATAACCAGGAATGCAATTTCTGCATTAGGCGGCATGCAGAGGTTTGTCAAACAGGGGAATGTGGTAGTTGTAAAACCTAATATTGGCTGGGATAGAAAATTAGAATATGCTGCAAATACCCACCCGCTGGTAGTCAGGGCTATAGTGGAAGAATGTATTAAAGCTGGGGCAAAGAGGGTGAAGGTCTTTGATAATCCCTGTAACGACCCGAGGAGAACCTATGAGAATAGCGGAATTCAGGGGGCCTTAAAGGGTTTAAAAAATGTAGAGGTAAAACACCTCGAACGCGAGCGTTTTAAAAATGTTAAGATTAATGGTGTTTTCCTGAAAGAGTGGGAACTTTATGATGAGGCACTTTCTGCAGATGTGTATATCAATGTTCCTATAGCAAAACACCATGGACTGACAAAACTCACCCTGGGCTTAAAAAACATTATGGGGATTATGGGAGGGAACAGAGGATACATCCATAGAAGTATTGAGGATGCCCTTGTTGATGTAAACTCTGTCGTTAAAGGCAGGCTCACCGTGATTGATGCCACCCGAATTTTACTGAATCATGGCCCTCAGGGAGGGAATCTTAAGGATGTGAAGGTCCTCGATAAGGTCATCGCATCAACCGATATTGTAGCTTGTGATGCC harbors:
- a CDS encoding molybdopterin-dependent oxidoreductase; the protein is MYLDEIRVYNICMDFDIEMKRRDFIRFISVLGVCFIMPNSTNAQEVRRILENEDREGFYIRFYKPFKSVDPSKWMLKVGGLCENPKSFNLPGIQQLQKVTQTSRMKCVECWSGKAKWGGFRPQTLFDIVKPKKQAKFIYFYSADDYYEFISMEDLLKPRVLFVYEMNNAPLPDIHGGPLRLIIPFKYGYKNVKTIVRLDFVEKEGIGYWSKFGYSKDGTVQPGTDYALDLKEEKVLKKSGEPDY
- a CDS encoding class I SAM-dependent methyltransferase, whose amino-acid sequence is MRKILDKQRIHWEDRLASISDMFGKGHSESARKAKEVFKKAGVKKILELGGGQGRDTIFFAQNGFQVYVLDYSEAGIEIITEKVRVMGLSESVIAKCHDVRAPLPFEDASFDGCYSHMVYCMALTTPELECLSDEIRRILKPSGINIYTARNTEDPLYKQGIHRGEDMYEMDGFIVHYFSEEKIQHLSRGYEIVSIERCEESSLPRRLFRVTLKKIQE
- the pstS gene encoding phosphate ABC transporter substrate-binding protein PstS, with the protein product MKSVFKMVLITIVILLTAGNVSWAKEQELLGAGATFPQPLYSKMFDAYYKQYTVKINYQGIGSGGGINQLIKKTVDFGGTDAFMTEKELKEAGSPVLHIPTSLGAVVVTYNLPRNPKLNFTPDLIADIFLGKIKKWNDPKIAFTNPGIKLPDLTISVVHRADGSGTTHIFSEYLSKVSKEWKEKIGTGKSLNWPEGQIGQKGNPGVAGYIKQTPGSIGYVELLYALQNKMAYGSVKNKAGNFIEPAIKSVSAAANVKVPDDTNVSLTDTEAKDGYPISGFTWLIFYKEQNYSGRAKVKAETLTKMLWWMVKDGQKFVEPLQYSPLSKEAVEKSEKLIKSMTYNGTPILK
- a CDS encoding response regulator transcription factor, which gives rise to MSKLIVIVDDEPDIVELVSLHLKNAGFKTREFLDVESFYKFLDAETPDLIILDLMLPDADGFEICKYLKHKEKFSLIPIIMLTARAEETEKVLGLELGADDYVTKPFSPRELVARVKAVLRRHEQKEETKKINIGNMLVIDLEKYNVKVEGKEIELTATEFKILQLLSSKKGRIQTRDQILDHLWGQEKIVVDRTIDVHIRHLREKLGRASNLIKNVRGIGYRLEE
- a CDS encoding ATP-binding protein, translating into MRKSIFLKIFSGYLLVIIILSGLILALSFTTIRNYYIDTTEKHLKDLGIVLKVQITPLLYEKKFQELDTFIKKLGKEIHTRITIVAPDGVVLSDSEENPKSMDNHRTRTEIAQALEGNIGRFLRVSETLKEQMLYIALPVEKDKKILGVLRLSLFLKDINTVISHTRNKILQISLLIITISLLIALIFSRSLSKPIKELSAAAKRIANEDFSARVLLKNNDELKELADNFNSMAVRMKTLFDELSRQKEELNSVISSLQEGFLVLDRDEKILLSNYSFKKIIQNNIVEEKFYWETFREPKFDELIKKIRGTKSNFTEEISLNNRVFLCSATFLGTKEEIAVVFHDITDIKNLEKIKTDFVSNISHELRTPLAAIKGFAETLDDKMHSTENKHYLDIIRRNTDRLINIINDLLFLSELEEKSTKLERVEVDLKIIVENITKIFEQRLKEKSLFLNLDVDSNLPPVKADPFKLEQMFINLIDNAVKYTENGGINISLKSKGDKVEITIEDTGIGIPEDHLPRIFERFYVVDKSRSKKLGGTGLGLSIVKHVVLLHNGNINVESSLGKWTKFVIMLPANPF
- a CDS encoding DUF362 domain-containing protein, coding for MKRRDFLKLVVSSLLIGGASRDLFAKEPSVLSVAEGKDYTAITRNAISALGGMQRFVKQGNVVVVKPNIGWDRKLEYAANTHPLVVRAIVEECIKAGAKRVKVFDNPCNDPRRTYENSGIQGALKGLKNVEVKHLERERFKNVKINGVFLKEWELYDEALSADVYINVPIAKHHGLTKLTLGLKNIMGIMGGNRGYIHRSIEDALVDVNSVVKGRLTVIDATRILLNHGPQGGNLKDVKVLDKVIASTDIVACDAYATTLFNLNPQDISTTVTAYKRGLGEINLSKVKIIKT